In Solea senegalensis isolate Sse05_10M linkage group LG18, IFAPA_SoseM_1, whole genome shotgun sequence, a single window of DNA contains:
- the aatkb gene encoding serine/threonine-protein kinase LMTK1, producing the protein MKVMKMLLLLFLVSSAVFSRCLALSSHFSADGAALSELSWTSSLATVSVSFSALFTLVFLMLACVCCRKNKVRFKEFKNVDGDDFHGDTRLASPASQGSPDVYILPLTEVSLPVAKQPVRAVQLLKSTEICRHNLLYLRDIGTGWFGKVLLGEVNTGVSVTEVVVKELKSSASVQDKMHFLEEARPHRVLHHPALLQCLVQCTEVTPYLLVLEFCPLGDVKTYLRSCRSADVSAPEPLVLQRMACDISSGLLHLHKHNFTLSDLALRNCLLTGDVSVKIGDYGLAHTKYKDDYFVTPEQTYVPLRWLAPELVDEVHGNLLVSDHTHQSNIWSLGVTIWELFEFGNQPYRHYSDRQVLTYAIREQQLRLPKPLLKGPLAERWYEVMQFCWLQTEQRPTAEEVHLLLTYLCAKGASEVEEDFERRWNSLRPNPGFNSHHGASAMSQNHLQSTASSFPLLEQFSAGDGFHSESGDDVLTVTETSNGLNFEYKWEQARAEQDSLSGLGHCQEGFYPLGGDVVGGCSLQSLTHGVSHSYYHTEHLHAPGVLPVLSAHSPSVSSEYFIRIEEPMGCTIDPDYTMCTYSPEYQGSSGSFLSGSADSGECMACPSQAQNMGVGPYWSADIHKSDVYDSNDSSPAISLTMEPLLGQVLDNSPLRAWESSHYVSYKDRDGGYYYDPSPSLGIDHYLTGREQSGDHLQESWGSRSLRQALGELENPLGITPSAGNPPEQAYRDPYLDTSHTSIIGKNVSGGYYDMMGSLRKTMPSHTRHNNHSVSINMDTEGVLFIGHRDSVSEEEEEEEEDIFVERYTCNTWPSKHRHSSAGRNRRASHSCRPDTYVDFYYTMPSTDIEDSWPEDHSLAFHSLPKPINYPETHQAKDNSACLSLSKHHAAVPLDKCNTYIYLCHEGEAPAPVSGELCHSCFVEPLSGLLVSDNSYSHNYIHSNYIAEKFVDTHCSEEMINLSPAPGGPNVTRTSTTKNEESGELYIDLAREETSLKKKREKNLIMQKRPEHKIQEVTLTQLIAPPADNMHVMVVLADAESEESHAGDSGVGRGSSSVCVADILDCSDDDITDDVTDVTSGIFVDDCSELNMSPALKTLQKQVGTPDSMDSVDLPPATRPCEEFSPASCHPSSSPKAMDSGYDTENNESPEFVPKESHESREQGVEKLTLDTSPEEEEVLEEEVEAKVMLAEDEPSLDQDLNSETSHSGEHMFLPLSDETPHRDSAYFSDYENERQARDEQEEQSERRSDEDEESKDTAAETEMEEYVTEEYDHNEELLLPLDSSGAASLAEGTLDEWPSQEESSSLGDWAAEVVGAMEEALGALHGDCSHKDEEEEEEEFKTTSSETSETTEEPVIKTIQNRTSGEFMHFLPKDEVALQHTANARRFSSSSPPPPSMPPLLKATGSQGTPADGEDADEEDGDTDDSEESDDELQPCGGEESEDECQLVPIVVSDNSDAYKLRSLLKTITAEKMEEEPERRRKTVSFFDDVTVYLFDQESPTKELSGLSLPVAAEGQKVRGQNASDDSDGNISEESAAYEWDDDDFPLFPLPTSSVTSQSPPILAHSSTPKAPAARAQLSRFTITHISDSDSAGGSGEE; encoded by the exons atgaaggtgatgaagatgctgctgctcctcttcctcgtctccTCAGCTGTTTTCAGCCGCTGTCTCGCGCTCAGCTCTCATTTCAGTGCAG ATGGCGCTGCACTCAGTGAGCTGTCCTGGACGTCGTCCCTGGCCACGGTGTCCGTCTCCTTCTCTGCACTCTTCACCCTCGTCTTCCTCATGTTGGCCTGTGTCTGCTGCAGGAAGAACAAAGTCCGcttcaag GAGTTTAAGAACGTGGACGGCGATGACTTCCACGGCGACACACGCCTGGCATCGCCGGCGTCGCAGGGCAGCCCCGACGTCTACATCCTGCCCCTCACTGAGGTGTCCCTGCCGGTCGCTAAGCAACCAGTTCGAGCAG ttcaACTCCTGAAGTCAACAGAAATCTGTCGTCACAATCTGCTTTACCTGAGAGACATCGGCACAGGCTGGTTTGGGAAg GTCCTGCTCGGGGAGGTGAACACGGGCGTCAGCGTCACTGAGGTCGTGGTGAAGGAGCTGAAGTCGAGCGCGAGCGTCCAGGACAAGATGCACTTCCTGGAGGAGGCACGGCCTCATCG TGTCCTCCATCACCCCGCGCTGCTGCAGTGTTTGGTTCAGTGCACTGAGGTCACTCCGTACCTGCTGGTGCTGGAGTTCTGTCCTTTG GGAGACGTGAAGACTTACCTGAGAAGCTGCAGATCTGCTGACGTCTCCGCTCCTGAGCCTCTGGTTCTGCAGAGAATGGCCTGTGACATCAGCTCAGGACTTTTacacctgcacaaacacaacttcACTCTCAG TGACCTGGCTCTGAGGAACTGCTTGTTGACTGGTGATGTTTCTGTGAAGATTGGAGATTATGGTCTGGCTCACACCAAGTACAAG GACGATTACTTTGTGACACCTGAGCAGACGTATGTGCCGCTGCGCTGGTTAGCTCCAGAGCTCGTGGATGAGGTGCATGGAAATCTGCTGGTGTCTGACCACACCCACCAGAGCAACatctg GTCTTTGGGGGTGACGATCTGGGAACTGTTTGAGTTTGGAAACCAGCCGTACAGACATTATTCTGACCGACAGGTTCTCACCTACGCCATCAGGGAGCAGCAGCTGCGACTTCCAAAACCTCTGCTCAAAGGACCTCTGGCTGAGCGCTG GTACGAGGTGATGCAGTTCTGCTGGCTTCAGACTGAACAGAGACCCACCGCAGAGGAAGTCCACTTATTGCTCACTTACCTGTGTGCCAAAGGAGCCAGTGAGGTAGAGGAAGACTTTGAGCGGCGCTGGAACTCATTACGTCCCAATCCCGGATTCAACAGCCACCACGGTGCCTCTGCAATGTCACAGAACCATCTGCAATCGACCGCCTCCTCGTTCCCTCTCCTGGAGCAGTTCTCAGCAGGTGATGGCTTCCACTCAGAGTCTGGGGATGATGTGCTAACAGTCACTGAAACCAGTAATGGCTTGAACTTTGAGTATAAGTGGGAGCAGGCCAGAGCAGAGCAAGACTCCTTGAGTGGCCTCGGTCATTGTCAGGAAGGATTTTACCCTCTGGGGGGCGATGTTGTAGGAGGCTGCTCTCTGCAGAGTCTCACTCATGGAGTTTCTCATTCTTACTACCACACAGAACATCTACATGCTCCTGGTGTACTTCCTGTCCTCAGTGCCCACAGCCCCTCAGTGAGCAGTGAATACTTCATCCGCATTGAGGAGCCAATGGGTTGTACCATTGATCCGGACTATACCATGTGCACCTACAGCCCAGAGTACCAGGGTAGCAGCGGGAGCTTCCTCAGTGGGAGTGCTGACTCTGGTGAGTGCATGGCCTGCCCGTCACAGGCTCAGAACATGGGTGTCGGTCCTTATTGGTCAGCTGACATCCACAAATCAGATGTGTACGACTCCAATGACTCCAGTCCTGCGATCTCCCTGACAATGGAGCCGCTTTTAGGACAAGTGTTGGATAACAGCCCTCTACGAGCCTGGGAGTCCAGCCATTACGTGTCCTATAAGGACAGAGATGGTGGTTACTACTACGATCCCTCACCGTCTTTAGGAATAGATCACTATCTGACTGGACGAGAGCAGTCAGGTGATCATCTTCAGGAAAGCTGGGGCTCAAGAAGTTTGCGTCAAGCCTTGGGTGAGCTGGAAAACCCGTTGGGTATAACGCCCTCTGCAGGCAATCCACCTGAACAGGCCTACAGAGATCCATACCTGGACACAAGTCACACCTCCATCATAGGAAAGAATGTCAGTGGAGGTTACTATGACATGATGGGCTCACTGAGGAAGACCATGCCCAGTCATACAAGACACAACAACCACTCTGTCAGTATCAACATGGACACAGAGGGGGTGCTCTTCATCGGGCACAGGGACAGcgtttcagaagaagaagaagaagaagaagaagacatttttgtGGAGAGATATACCTGCAACACCTGGCCTTCAAAACACCGCCACAGCAGCGCAGGTCGCAACAGACGGGCGAGTCACAGCTGCAGACCGGACACTTACGTGGATTTCTACTACACAATGCCGAGTACAGACATCGAAGACTCGTGGCCAGAAGATCATAGCCTGGCTTTCCACTCTCTACCCAAACCTATCAACTATCCTGAGACCCACCAGGccaaagacaacagtgcctgCCTCAGCCTGAGCAAACACCACGCAGCGGTGCCTTTAGACAAGTGCAACACCTACATCTACCTGTGCCACGAGGGGGAGGCTCCGGCACCAGTGTCCGGAGAGCTCTGCCACTCATGCTTTGTTGAGCCACTGTCCGGCTTGTTAGTCAGCGACAACAGCTACAGTCATAACTATATTCACAGCAACTACATCGCAGAGAAGTTCGTCGACACCCACTGCAGTGAGGAGATGATCAACCTCTCGCCGGCTCCGGGAGGTCCTAATGTGACCAGAACCTCCACGACAAAGAACGAGGAGAGTGGAGAGCTTTATATCGACCTCGCACGAGAGGAAACCTCTCTcaaaaagaagagggagaaaaatctTATCATGCAAAAAAGACCAGAGCATAAAATACAAGAGGTGACACTGACTCAGCTCATAGCGCCTCCTGCTGACAACATGCACGTAATGGTGGTTCTCGCCGATGCGGAGTCAGAGGAGAGTCACGCTGGAGACAGTGGTGTCGGCCGAGGTAgctccagtgtttgtgttgctgatATCCTTGACTGCAGTGAcgatgacatcacagatgatgtcactgatgttacCTCAGGAATCTTTGTTGACGACTGCAGTGAGCTGAACATGTCTCCTGCCCTGAAGACATTACAGAAGCAGGTGGGAACTCCTGACTCCATGGACTCAGTGGATCTACCACCTGCAACTAGACCTTGTGAAGAGTTTAGCCCCGCCTCCTGTCATCCTTCCAGCTCACCTAAAGCTATGGATAGTGGCtatgacactgaaaacaatgaaagtCCTGAGTTTGTGCCTAAAGAGTCTCATGAATCCCGCGAACAAGGTGTGGAAAAGCTCACCCTTGATACAAGCCCGGAGGAAGAAGAGGTcctggaggaggaagtggaggccAAAGTCATGCTCGCAGAAGATGAACCATCACTGGATCAAGACTTGAACTCAGAAACCTCCCACAGTGGTGAGCACATGTTTTTACCTCTCAGCGATGAGACTCCACACCGAGACTCTGCTTACTTCTCAGACTACGAGAATGAGAGGCAGGCGAGGGATGAACAGGAAGAACAATCAGAGAGAAGGAGCGATGAAGATGAGGAATCTAAAGacactgcagcagagacagagatggaggaaTATGTGACAGAAGAGTACGACCATAATGAAGAGCTGCTTCTGCCTCTGGATTCTTCTGGTGCAGCCTCACTGGCAGAGGGGACACTGGACGAATGGCCGTCCCAGGAGGAGAGCTCGTCTCTGGGGGACTGGGCAGCTGAGGTGGTGGGAGCCATGGAGGAAGCGCTTGGAGCTTTGCATGGAGATTGTTCTCACAAGgacgaagaggaagaagaagaggagttcAAGACAACCTCCAGTGAAACCTCAGAAACAACAGAAGAGCCAGTGATCAAGACAATCCAAAACAGAACATCAGGTGAATTCATGCACTTTTTACCAAAAGATGAGGTGGCGCTGCAGCACACGGCAAACGCCAGgcgtttttcttcttcttctcctccgcCTCCATCCATGCCTCCTCTGCTCAAGGCAACAGGAAGCCAAGGAACTCCAGCCGATGGGGAGGACGCAGACGAGGAGGACGGTGACACCGACGACAGCGAAGAGTCCGATGACGAGCTGCAACCGTGCGGTGGCGAGGAGAGCGAGGACGAGTGTCAGCTGGTTCCCATCGTGGTGAGCGACAACAGCGATGCCTACAAACTGCGAAGTCTCCTCAAGACGATCACAgcggagaagatggaggaggagccgGAACGCAGGAGGAAGACGGTGTCCttctttgatgatgtcacagtttacCTCTTTGATCAA GAGAGTCCGACGAAGGAGCTGTCAGGGCTCAGCCTTCCTGTAGCAGCAGAAGgtcagaaggtcagaggtcagaacgCCTCCGACGACTCTGATGGAAACATTTCTGAAGAGA GTGCAGCTTATGAGTGGGACGACGACGACTTCCCCCTCTTTCCTCTACCGACGTCCTCGGTGACATCACAGTCCCCGCCCATTCTTGCCCATAGCTCCACCCCCAAAGCTCCGGCAGCCAGAGCTCAGTTGTCGAGATTCACCATCACTCACATCTCAGACTCTGACTCAGCAGGAG gaAGCGGCGAAGAGTAA